Proteins encoded within one genomic window of bacterium:
- a CDS encoding heparinase II/III-family protein, with protein MPSLWPPVCLALLLVLCSAGVAQPPDWSTIRPDHPRLYFNVDTWPTVKARAKGPLKEHFAEVRKAADNPKPPGEWSAIQRPPKREGSAYEAYDWGDRLMGAALVQRIEPDPQRLERIRQMLWASLDYYQACFAQGKSVNWYGFSRLEWLSALDWTWNELPAAERMDLARGFLQHVDEALHGKGKQRQNRGGYQTGYYGDDNLALFTGLALHRTGADDAMALRCLNEGYATYQKVIAHRRSMAGDDGGAASPTLGYSMGEYPLAEWNYLHCMKSAAGLDRREELAYVAGFPNYIMWNALPGLLEFGYGDTPHVDNRLTRWPMYNHLSHIMALYGKTRPQEAALAAYLRQRFPVYFATSGLCIHPYLLTDLDSAPAPLDPRRLPAARFFPLMGQVFMRSGDGPADTYCMIAGDGPTAQHRHYDAGHFTLFKQGYLALDTGTRQGNTDNLQNYFAQTIAHNCLLIKMPGEKPSPYWNGTVVAQAGGQDKQVGSKVIAFETHPAYSYVAVDATPTYNTEKCAQIVRQFLFVMPDHFVVFDRVAATKPEYAKTWLIHFANEPAMDGLTARADQGQGRLLCRTLLPTDATVEKVGGPGREFLVEGVNYDLNAGPAEAIVKSEYTGIKKLEYKEVPELMGRWRLEVKPGAARADDVFLHLLQVGDQTVTVMEPAEARLEGGQARLTLQAHGAQVTVTLPTTGAIGGHIRIVREGKTIADADLTQVVAAQVGLAATE; from the coding sequence ATGCCCTCGCTGTGGCCGCCGGTGTGCCTGGCGCTCCTGCTGGTCCTGTGCTCGGCTGGAGTGGCTCAGCCCCCTGACTGGAGCACGATCCGCCCCGATCACCCCCGCCTGTACTTCAACGTCGACACCTGGCCGACGGTCAAAGCCCGGGCCAAGGGGCCGCTCAAGGAGCACTTCGCCGAGGTGCGCAAGGCGGCCGACAACCCGAAGCCTCCGGGGGAGTGGTCGGCGATCCAGCGGCCCCCCAAGCGTGAGGGCAGCGCCTACGAGGCCTACGACTGGGGGGACCGGCTCATGGGAGCGGCCCTCGTCCAGCGGATCGAGCCGGACCCGCAGCGCCTGGAACGCATCCGGCAGATGCTGTGGGCCAGCCTGGACTACTACCAGGCCTGCTTCGCCCAGGGCAAGTCGGTCAACTGGTACGGCTTCAGCCGCCTGGAGTGGCTGAGCGCGCTGGACTGGACCTGGAACGAGCTGCCCGCAGCCGAGCGGATGGACTTGGCGCGGGGCTTCCTCCAGCATGTGGATGAGGCCCTCCACGGCAAGGGCAAGCAGCGCCAGAACCGTGGGGGCTACCAGACCGGCTACTACGGCGACGACAACCTCGCGCTGTTCACCGGCCTGGCGCTGCATCGCACCGGCGCCGATGACGCCATGGCGCTGCGGTGCCTGAACGAGGGCTACGCGACCTACCAGAAGGTCATCGCCCACCGGCGCAGCATGGCCGGCGACGACGGGGGCGCGGCCTCACCGACGCTGGGCTACTCCATGGGCGAATACCCCCTCGCCGAGTGGAACTACCTGCACTGCATGAAGTCGGCCGCGGGGCTGGACCGCCGGGAGGAGCTGGCCTACGTCGCCGGCTTCCCCAACTACATCATGTGGAACGCGCTGCCGGGGCTGCTGGAGTTCGGCTATGGCGACACGCCGCACGTGGACAACCGGCTGACGCGCTGGCCCATGTACAACCACCTGTCGCACATCATGGCCCTGTACGGGAAGACGCGGCCGCAGGAGGCGGCGCTGGCCGCATACCTGCGCCAACGTTTCCCGGTGTACTTCGCCACCAGCGGCCTGTGCATCCATCCGTACCTGCTGACCGACCTCGACAGCGCCCCGGCGCCGCTGGACCCCAGGCGGCTGCCCGCCGCGCGCTTCTTCCCGCTGATGGGGCAGGTCTTCATGCGCTCGGGCGACGGGCCTGCCGACACGTACTGCATGATCGCCGGGGACGGGCCGACCGCCCAGCACCGGCACTATGACGCCGGGCACTTCACCCTCTTCAAGCAGGGCTACCTGGCCCTCGACACCGGCACCCGCCAGGGCAACACGGACAACCTGCAGAACTACTTCGCCCAGACCATCGCCCACAACTGCCTGCTCATCAAGATGCCCGGGGAGAAGCCCTCGCCGTACTGGAACGGCACGGTGGTCGCGCAGGCCGGGGGGCAGGACAAGCAGGTCGGATCGAAGGTCATCGCCTTCGAGACCCACCCCGCGTACAGTTATGTCGCGGTGGACGCGACGCCCACATACAACACCGAGAAGTGCGCGCAGATAGTGCGGCAGTTCCTCTTCGTGATGCCGGATCACTTCGTCGTCTTCGACCGCGTCGCGGCCACGAAGCCGGAGTACGCCAAGACGTGGCTGATCCACTTCGCCAATGAGCCGGCCATGGACGGCCTCACCGCGCGGGCGGATCAGGGCCAGGGGCGGCTGCTGTGCCGGACGCTGCTGCCGACGGACGCGACGGTGGAGAAGGTCGGGGGGCCCGGCCGAGAGTTCCTGGTCGAGGGCGTCAACTACGACCTGAACGCCGGGCCGGCCGAGGCGATTGTGAAGAGCGAATACACCGGCATCAAGAAGCTGGAGTACAAGGAAGTGCCGGAGCTGATGGGGCGGTGGCGACTGGAGGTGAAGCCCGGCGCGGCGCGGGCGGACGACGTGTTCCTGCACCTGCTGCAAGTGGGCGATCAGACCGTGACGGTGATGGAGCCGGCGGAGGCGCGGCTGGAGGGGGGACAGGCCCGACTGACCTTGCAGGCCCACGGGGCGCAGGTGACGGTCACGCTGCCCACGACCGGGGCGATCGGCGGGCACATCCGGATCGTGCGGGAGGGGAAGACGATCGCCGACGCCGACCTGACCCAGGTCGTAGCGGCCCAGGTGGGCCTGGCAGCGACGGAGTAG
- a CDS encoding right-handed parallel beta-helix repeat-containing protein yields MATTEADFYVSPAGRDSWSGTCPEPQRDGRDGPFATLARAQKAVRKLREADGRPVTVLIRGGVYRLARPIVFTPRDSGSAEAPVTYAAYGDERPVFSGGRLITGWTKRQDGIWTADLPDVKAGKWAFNQLCCDGQRCVRARHPNEGFLRTAGLPPGIDNPHTQRGNPAACQTLSFRPGDIKRFHNLEDVNLFVYHAWTASLHWIESLDPRRHAVTFTAPSGWPLGYWEAEQRYVIENCLEALDMPGEWYLDRKQGRLYFMPQPGEDPNDSEFVAPVLRELLVFRGNPAQEQVVQHVHLRGLSFQHADWHIPDRGRADGQAAIWLSGAVFGRGMTHCSLEDCEVAHVGTYAVWLERGCRDNALRRCELHDLGGGGVKIGETCTVTDAKLATAHNAVDNCYIHGGGQVFPAGVGVIILRSSSNTVTHNEISYLYYTGVSVGWSWGYAPSSASQNVIEYNHIHHIGQGVLSDMGGIYTLGISPGTRLRYNLIHDVESYSYGGWGLYPDEGSTHMLLENNICIRCKTGGFHQHYGRENVILNNIFADATLMQVARSREEPHASFTFERNIVYCTNPTVLGGSWKNNNYRMERNIYWNANGPELDFGGLTFGRWQAEGRDLESVVADPLFVDPEHDDFRLRKGSPALKLGFHPIETDKIGLYGPPEWVKKPRR; encoded by the coding sequence ATGGCAACCACCGAGGCCGACTTCTACGTGAGCCCCGCCGGTCGTGACAGTTGGAGCGGGACCTGCCCCGAGCCGCAACGTGACGGCCGCGACGGTCCCTTCGCCACCCTCGCCCGCGCCCAGAAGGCCGTGCGCAAGCTGCGCGAGGCGGACGGCCGCCCCGTCACCGTGCTGATCCGCGGCGGCGTCTACCGCCTGGCCCGCCCGATCGTCTTCACCCCCCGGGACAGCGGCTCCGCCGAAGCCCCCGTCACCTACGCGGCGTACGGCGACGAGCGCCCGGTGTTCAGCGGCGGGCGGCTCATCACGGGCTGGACGAAGCGCCAGGACGGGATCTGGACCGCCGATCTGCCTGACGTCAAGGCAGGCAAGTGGGCCTTCAACCAGCTCTGCTGCGATGGGCAGCGGTGCGTCCGTGCCCGGCACCCCAACGAGGGCTTCCTGCGCACCGCCGGTCTGCCGCCGGGCATTGACAACCCGCACACCCAGCGCGGTAACCCGGCCGCCTGCCAGACGCTGAGCTTCCGCCCCGGGGACATCAAACGCTTCCATAACCTGGAGGATGTGAACCTCTTCGTCTACCACGCCTGGACGGCCTCGCTGCACTGGATCGAGAGCCTCGACCCGCGGCGCCACGCGGTGACCTTCACGGCCCCCTCGGGCTGGCCGCTGGGGTACTGGGAGGCCGAGCAGCGCTACGTGATCGAGAACTGCCTGGAAGCCCTCGACATGCCCGGCGAGTGGTACCTCGACCGCAAGCAAGGGCGGCTCTACTTCATGCCCCAGCCCGGCGAGGACCCCAACGACTCCGAGTTCGTGGCCCCGGTGCTGCGGGAACTCCTCGTTTTCAGGGGCAACCCGGCGCAGGAGCAGGTCGTCCAGCACGTGCATCTGCGCGGGCTGTCCTTCCAGCACGCCGACTGGCACATCCCCGACCGGGGCCGCGCGGACGGGCAGGCTGCCATCTGGCTCAGCGGCGCCGTCTTCGGGCGCGGGATGACCCACTGCTCGCTGGAGGACTGCGAGGTCGCCCACGTCGGCACGTACGCGGTGTGGCTGGAGCGGGGTTGCCGGGACAACGCCCTCCGGCGCTGCGAGTTGCACGACCTGGGGGGCGGCGGGGTGAAGATCGGCGAGACCTGCACCGTCACCGACGCGAAGCTCGCGACTGCGCACAACGCGGTAGATAATTGCTACATCCACGGCGGCGGGCAGGTCTTCCCGGCCGGCGTCGGGGTCATCATCCTGCGCAGCAGCTCCAACACCGTCACCCACAATGAGATCAGCTACCTGTACTACACCGGGGTCTCAGTGGGCTGGAGCTGGGGCTACGCCCCCAGCTCGGCCAGTCAGAACGTGATCGAGTACAACCACATCCACCATATCGGGCAGGGCGTGCTGAGCGACATGGGCGGCATCTACACCCTGGGCATCTCCCCCGGCACCCGCCTGCGCTACAACCTCATCCATGACGTGGAGTCATACAGCTACGGGGGCTGGGGTCTGTACCCGGACGAGGGCAGCACGCACATGCTGCTGGAGAACAACATCTGCATCCGCTGCAAGACCGGCGGCTTCCACCAGCACTACGGCCGCGAGAACGTCATCCTCAACAACATCTTCGCCGACGCCACGCTGATGCAGGTGGCGCGCAGCCGCGAGGAGCCCCACGCCTCCTTCACCTTCGAGCGCAACATCGTGTACTGCACCAACCCCACGGTCCTGGGCGGGTCGTGGAAGAACAACAACTACCGCATGGAGCGGAACATCTACTGGAACGCCAACGGGCCGGAGCTGGACTTTGGCGGCCTGACTTTCGGGCGCTGGCAGGCCGAGGGGCGGGACCTGGAGTCCGTCGTCGCCGATCCGCTCTTCGTGGACCCCGAGCACGACGACTTCCGCCTCCGGAAGGGCTCACCGGCCCTGAAGCTGGGGTTCCACCCCATCGAGACCGACAAGATCGGCCTCTACGGCCCGCCGGAATGGGTCAAGAAGCCACGGCGGTAG
- a CDS encoding SH3 domain-containing protein, translating to MAVCVHPEPALAAKARAAWVIPETLNVRSGPRMDSKRIDSLSRGAKVYVISFGNKWCWCSLPGGGKGWIAEWYLQFSADKGRQIAHSAGKSPATHVSRSSPPAWVKVAAANVRSAPGLGGDSYGTLDSGTKVYVLARRGDWAKCKTPGGSGWIRNDLLEYSMAAGRKLAGTGGSAPHASSPAPKVAAASGKAFVLEDKVALRSGPGSRFDRKATVVKGQTLYISGTKGMWRKVTVHGGHSGWIAAWLIKEDKPKSLPGNANTPDVARTDRVLTAWVTADTARIRERPSSEAKVKFSLKQGTKIHVAAVCGHWCKMRTLSGSYGWVAGWLIKFVPPGTAVTATEAGEKVEVNVGWVARPVVNLRTAPSTDAATNGDARLGTRLLIIGKKPGWYKVALEDGNIGWMSARLVDTRSERMVRYRVATAGKSASKESSSATLQQASLSGADDFPSPTAGGNDDDAPSSGMGADLVATAKRFIGCSYVRGASRPGAFDCSGLTSYVHRVHGIDISRSSVAQFRQGTPVARDDLQPGDVVFFQNTYKRGISHVGLYIGNGRFVHASNHRGGVKITGLDEDYYARRYVGARRMY from the coding sequence TTGGCAGTCTGCGTACACCCTGAGCCGGCGCTGGCCGCCAAGGCGCGTGCGGCGTGGGTGATCCCTGAGACCCTCAACGTCCGGTCCGGGCCGCGGATGGACAGCAAGAGGATCGATTCCCTGTCCCGCGGCGCCAAGGTCTACGTCATTTCCTTCGGCAACAAGTGGTGCTGGTGCTCGCTGCCGGGCGGCGGCAAGGGGTGGATCGCCGAGTGGTACCTGCAGTTCTCGGCGGACAAGGGCCGGCAGATCGCCCACTCAGCGGGCAAGTCCCCCGCGACGCATGTCAGCCGGTCGAGCCCCCCGGCCTGGGTCAAGGTCGCGGCGGCCAATGTCCGCAGCGCCCCGGGCCTGGGCGGCGACTCGTACGGGACGCTGGACAGCGGGACCAAGGTCTACGTGTTGGCCCGCCGGGGCGACTGGGCCAAGTGCAAGACCCCCGGTGGATCCGGCTGGATCCGGAACGACCTGCTGGAGTACAGCATGGCAGCCGGGCGCAAGCTGGCGGGGACCGGGGGCTCCGCCCCGCACGCCAGCTCCCCAGCTCCGAAGGTCGCAGCCGCCTCCGGCAAGGCCTTCGTGCTGGAGGACAAGGTCGCGCTCCGTTCCGGCCCCGGCAGCCGCTTTGACCGCAAGGCCACCGTCGTCAAGGGCCAGACGCTGTACATCTCGGGCACCAAGGGCATGTGGCGCAAGGTTACGGTCCATGGCGGCCACAGCGGCTGGATTGCCGCGTGGCTCATCAAGGAAGACAAGCCCAAGTCGCTGCCCGGAAACGCGAACACGCCCGACGTGGCGCGGACGGACAGGGTGCTGACGGCCTGGGTAACGGCCGACACCGCCCGTATCCGCGAGCGCCCCAGCAGCGAGGCCAAGGTCAAGTTCTCGCTCAAGCAGGGCACGAAGATCCACGTGGCGGCTGTCTGCGGCCACTGGTGCAAGATGCGCACGCTGTCCGGCAGCTATGGCTGGGTGGCCGGCTGGCTCATCAAGTTCGTGCCGCCGGGTACGGCCGTGACCGCCACGGAGGCCGGTGAGAAGGTCGAGGTCAACGTGGGCTGGGTGGCGCGACCGGTCGTGAACCTGCGCACCGCTCCCAGCACCGACGCCGCGACCAATGGCGACGCCCGGCTCGGAACCCGCCTGCTGATCATCGGCAAGAAGCCCGGCTGGTACAAGGTGGCGCTGGAGGACGGGAACATCGGCTGGATGTCGGCGCGGCTGGTGGACACCCGGTCCGAGCGCATGGTGCGCTATCGGGTCGCCACGGCCGGCAAGAGCGCCTCCAAGGAGTCCTCGTCGGCCACGCTGCAACAGGCCTCGCTCAGCGGTGCGGATGACTTCCCCTCACCGACCGCCGGGGGCAACGACGACGATGCCCCCAGCAGCGGCATGGGCGCCGATCTGGTGGCCACGGCCAAGCGGTTCATTGGTTGCTCGTACGTGCGCGGGGCCTCGCGCCCCGGCGCCTTTGACTGCTCCGGCCTGACCTCCTACGTCCACCGCGTCCACGGCATAGATATCTCGCGCTCGTCCGTGGCCCAGTTCCGCCAGGGCACGCCGGTCGCCCGTGACGACCTGCAACCGGGCGATGTCGTCTTCTTCCAGAACACCTACAAGCGCGGCATCTCCCACGTCGGCCTGTACATCGGCAACGGCCGCTTCGTACACGCCAGCAACCACCGGGGTGGCGTGAAGATCACCGGCCTGGACGAGGACTACTACGCGCGGCGCTATGTCGGCGCCCGCCGGATGTACTGA
- a CDS encoding DUF456 domain-containing protein: MMSVLIVIGYILFVLVLLSGIIACLCGMAGTLLILLAGVGLSAATHWQRPSLWVLLVLAVLGIGAEVLDNVLSAVATRQQGASSRTGWVAMLGGIGGALIGSWIGPLVGAVGLVGGPLGFIIGVVLIPLVLAGVGGYCAAYWYELRQGKTPEEARQAGKGALVGRLLGVMGKTLIAVIMSGALLWIAFVHPK; this comes from the coding sequence ATGATGAGTGTTCTGATAGTCATAGGTTACATTCTGTTCGTGCTCGTCCTGCTGTCGGGGATCATCGCGTGCCTGTGCGGCATGGCCGGCACGCTCCTGATCCTGCTGGCCGGCGTGGGCCTGTCGGCGGCCACGCACTGGCAGCGGCCCAGCCTGTGGGTCCTGCTGGTCCTGGCGGTCCTGGGGATCGGGGCGGAGGTCCTCGACAACGTCCTCAGCGCCGTGGCGACGCGGCAGCAGGGGGCGAGCAGCCGCACCGGTTGGGTGGCCATGCTCGGGGGGATCGGCGGCGCGCTGATCGGCTCGTGGATCGGCCCGCTGGTCGGTGCTGTCGGCCTGGTCGGCGGCCCGCTGGGGTTCATCATCGGGGTGGTGCTCATTCCCCTCGTCCTGGCCGGGGTCGGGGGCTACTGCGCCGCGTACTGGTATGAACTGCGCCAGGGCAAGACGCCCGAGGAGGCCCGGCAGGCGGGCAAGGGGGCCCTGGTCGGGCGGCTGCTGGGTGTCATGGGCAAGACGCTGATCGCCGTCATCATGTCCGGCGCCCTGCTGTGGATCGCGTTCGTGCACCCGAAGTAG
- a CDS encoding HIT family protein, which translates to MKDCIFCQIVGGEVPAAVVLDDPSAVAFLDRRPLLPGHTLLVPRAHVPTLMDLPPELVEPLFQRARLLAQAVQQALGADGIFVGINNQVSQSVPHLHIHIVPRHRGDGLKGFFWPRRQYESEAAMADIATRIRQALANLQEP; encoded by the coding sequence GTGAAGGACTGCATCTTCTGCCAGATCGTCGGCGGCGAGGTCCCGGCGGCGGTGGTGCTCGACGACCCCTCCGCCGTGGCGTTCCTGGACCGTCGCCCGCTGCTGCCGGGCCACACGCTGCTTGTTCCCCGTGCTCATGTCCCCACGCTGATGGACCTGCCGCCCGAGCTGGTGGAGCCGCTCTTCCAGCGGGCGCGGTTGCTGGCGCAGGCGGTCCAGCAGGCCCTGGGGGCCGATGGCATCTTCGTGGGGATCAACAACCAGGTCAGCCAGAGTGTCCCGCATCTGCACATCCACATCGTGCCGCGTCACCGGGGGGACGGCCTGAAGGGGTTCTTCTGGCCGCGGAGACAGTACGAGAGCGAGGCGGCCATGGCCGACATCGCCACCCGCATCCGCCAGGCCCTGGCGAACCTCCAGGAGCCCTAA
- a CDS encoding sugar phosphate isomerase/epimerase, with product MKLSVMLFPFHGPVTDGSLTPQAAVDAIQSVGIGAIEPMLSNLDATPGPWEQFIDLCRAAGIQVSCVDIGANLVGNNDEERAKALETVRRGLDLCVDLDCPVALIAGSRPGEGMSNEEGRAIYSQGLAKSATMALERGIIPTIEDFGVYPEFACRSDHVREVVTGAGPDVKVTWDNGNFILADEMPMHAYAALRDLTVHTHIKDFVLDPAGQASLKSPSGKAHKSIGIGLGDCQVREGVTALKQDGFDGWVSLEIGSNRVQEMLDGAEFVRKVWDEA from the coding sequence ATGAAGCTGTCTGTCATGCTCTTCCCGTTCCATGGCCCCGTCACCGATGGGTCGCTGACGCCGCAGGCCGCCGTGGACGCCATTCAGTCCGTCGGCATCGGCGCGATCGAGCCGATGCTGTCGAACCTCGACGCCACCCCCGGGCCGTGGGAGCAGTTCATAGACCTGTGCCGGGCGGCCGGTATCCAGGTCAGTTGCGTGGACATCGGCGCGAACCTCGTGGGCAATAACGACGAGGAGCGCGCGAAGGCCCTCGAGACCGTGCGGCGCGGCCTGGACCTGTGCGTGGACCTGGACTGCCCGGTGGCCCTGATCGCCGGTAGCCGGCCCGGCGAGGGCATGAGCAACGAGGAGGGGCGCGCGATCTACTCGCAGGGCCTGGCGAAGTCTGCCACCATGGCGCTGGAGCGCGGCATCATCCCCACCATCGAGGACTTCGGTGTCTACCCCGAGTTTGCGTGCCGGTCGGACCATGTGCGCGAGGTCGTCACGGGTGCCGGCCCCGACGTGAAGGTCACCTGGGACAACGGGAACTTCATCCTGGCCGATGAGATGCCCATGCACGCCTACGCGGCCCTGCGCGACCTGACGGTCCATACGCACATCAAGGACTTCGTCCTCGACCCCGCGGGCCAGGCCAGCCTGAAGAGCCCCTCGGGCAAGGCCCACAAGAGCATCGGGATCGGCCTGGGCGACTGCCAGGTGCGCGAGGGCGTCACGGCCCTCAAGCAGGACGGCTTCGACGGCTGGGTGTCGCTGGAGATCGGCAGCAACCGCGTCCAGGAGATGCTGGACGGGGCCGAGTTCGTGCGCAAGGTGTGGGACGAGGCGTAG
- a CDS encoding Gfo/Idh/MocA family oxidoreductase: MDKLRIGILGMRRGMSHLHNFLAVEEAEVIGVADRLPDRQEAAAKVLDDKGCKARICNEYEELLAMQPDALVVASNGRAQCGHAVQALEAGCHVLSEVPGAFSLQEWLKIRDTSERCGKQYMMGENLCFMDFIRYWRKWIEAGQYGQMSIAEAEYLHYLPHTMTNAKGEFFKPSQAKEQGLKDVFPTWRADQPPIGYLTHDLGPLLEVLDDRVVTVTCMSGPWRCQEAPLRPDGQIALFHTAKGLLIQILVTLNTVRPSEHRFRLFGTGGSLEWTLYEQFCRRFDSSRAESDGWEVVNIGLAAKDTDPTTGHGGTDINLARQFTRCLLKNGTVPIDVYRSIEYSLPGIIAGQSADLGGVPLAIPDLRREPFVHTDFWKVVGFPEDEPEGKPFKEIMELG, encoded by the coding sequence ATGGACAAGCTACGCATTGGCATCCTCGGCATGCGCCGGGGGATGTCACATCTGCACAACTTCCTGGCCGTCGAGGAGGCCGAGGTCATCGGCGTCGCCGATCGGCTACCGGACCGCCAGGAGGCGGCCGCAAAGGTCCTAGATGACAAGGGCTGCAAGGCTCGCATCTGCAACGAGTATGAGGAGTTGCTGGCGATGCAGCCCGATGCCCTCGTCGTCGCCAGCAACGGCCGGGCCCAGTGCGGCCATGCCGTACAGGCGCTGGAAGCCGGCTGTCATGTGCTCTCGGAAGTCCCGGGGGCGTTCTCGCTTCAGGAGTGGCTGAAGATCCGCGACACCTCCGAACGCTGCGGCAAGCAGTACATGATGGGCGAGAACCTGTGCTTCATGGACTTCATCCGCTACTGGCGCAAGTGGATCGAGGCGGGCCAGTACGGTCAGATGTCCATCGCCGAGGCCGAGTACCTGCACTACCTGCCCCACACCATGACCAACGCCAAGGGCGAGTTCTTCAAGCCTTCACAGGCCAAGGAGCAGGGGCTCAAGGACGTCTTCCCCACCTGGCGCGCCGACCAGCCGCCGATTGGCTACCTGACCCACGACCTCGGTCCGCTGCTGGAGGTGCTGGACGACCGCGTGGTGACCGTCACGTGCATGAGTGGTCCCTGGCGCTGCCAGGAGGCCCCCCTGCGCCCCGACGGCCAGATCGCGCTGTTCCACACCGCCAAGGGCCTGCTCATCCAGATCCTGGTGACGCTCAACACGGTCCGCCCCAGCGAGCACCGCTTCCGCCTCTTCGGCACCGGCGGCAGCCTGGAGTGGACCCTCTACGAGCAGTTCTGCCGGCGCTTCGACAGCAGCCGGGCGGAGAGCGACGGCTGGGAGGTCGTGAACATCGGCCTGGCCGCCAAGGACACCGACCCCACCACCGGCCATGGCGGCACGGACATCAACCTGGCGCGGCAGTTCACCCGCTGCCTGCTCAAGAACGGCACGGTGCCCATTGACGTGTACCGCAGCATCGAGTACTCGCTGCCGGGGATCATCGCCGGGCAGTCGGCCGACCTGGGCGGTGTCCCGCTGGCCATCCCCGACCTGCGCCGCGAGCCGTTCGTGCACACGGACTTCTGGAAGGTCGTCGGCTTCCCCGAGGACGAGCCGGAGGGCAAGCCGTTCAAGGAGATCATGGAGCTGGGGTAA